In the genome of Photobacterium sp. TY1-4, one region contains:
- a CDS encoding ISAs1 family transposase, producing the protein MNLIEYLSVVTENRSDINQKHDLVDVIFLVISAITSGCEGWQDIETYGDEKLHWLRKYRPFTHGIPRRHTIARILRSVVAESLLEALALWINDQRATQNKPVIAFDGKVLRGAYRGDKKDALQLVTAYDTERGLVLSQKPTESKNGEISVVRQLIDIINVKGSIITLDALHCQRETLEKISNKKAHIVVQVKNNQPKLREAVVSHFQAVFDAQKEQVVTEVVQEQHGRKEERYVFQLKANFPDDLKEKWPTVRSIIAVERHRIIKGKGSVETSYYVSSLSPKHKLLGHYIRQHWRIENSQHYVLDVVFKEDSSRITLDGAVENIALFRRFVMNMLKQCDCGAPSQKVKLKKAAWSDDYRTRVFFGL; encoded by the coding sequence TTGAACCTTATTGAATATCTTTCTGTGGTTACAGAAAACCGCTCTGACATTAATCAAAAGCATGATCTTGTTGATGTCATCTTCCTTGTTATCAGTGCTATCACATCAGGTTGTGAAGGCTGGCAAGATATTGAAACTTATGGCGATGAGAAGCTTCACTGGCTGCGAAAGTACCGCCCGTTTACACACGGCATCCCGCGCCGACATACCATTGCTCGAATATTACGTTCGGTGGTAGCAGAATCATTACTTGAAGCACTCGCACTTTGGATTAATGACCAGCGAGCGACTCAAAACAAGCCGGTCATCGCTTTTGATGGCAAGGTACTCCGTGGTGCTTATCGTGGCGATAAGAAAGATGCCTTACAACTCGTCACCGCCTACGATACCGAACGAGGTTTAGTTCTTAGCCAGAAGCCAACTGAAAGCAAAAATGGTGAAATCAGTGTTGTGAGGCAATTGATTGATATAATTAATGTTAAAGGGAGTATTATCACGCTCGATGCTTTGCATTGTCAGCGTGAAACTCTCGAAAAAATATCAAATAAAAAAGCACACATTGTTGTCCAGGTTAAAAACAACCAGCCAAAGCTTCGTGAAGCTGTTGTCTCACATTTTCAGGCAGTATTCGACGCACAAAAAGAACAAGTCGTTACTGAAGTTGTTCAAGAACAACATGGTCGTAAAGAAGAACGATATGTTTTTCAACTGAAGGCCAATTTTCCCGACGATTTGAAAGAAAAGTGGCCGACGGTTCGAAGTATCATCGCCGTGGAGCGTCATCGTATTATCAAGGGTAAAGGTAGCGTCGAAACGTCTTATTATGTGAGTTCATTGTCTCCAAAGCATAAACTTCTGGGACATTATATTCGTCAGCATTGGCGTATAGAGAATAGTCAGCATTACGTGTTAGATGTTGTTTTCAAAGAAGATAGCTCGCGAATAACCCTAGATGGTGCGGTTGAAAATATAGCGCTGTTCAGGCGTTTTGTGATGAACATGCTAAAACAGTGTGACTGTGGCGCCCCAAGCCAGAAAGTAAAACTAAAAAAGGCTGCTTGGAGCGATGATTATCGGACAAGAGTTTTCTTCGGGTTATAA
- a CDS encoding tetratricopeptide repeat protein, with the protein MEAEVTTLSPKQLWQLNPKAATAWINYAEDLEEKGNISEAFSIFEEALASSIITSKVRLAERYARFAANHCSIEEGTILFQRLRSIKETNKLVDSYLSFLIRHKQHHLAEEILSRDSKIFGTNAYWFRLGDLYEGKGLYDKAIPIYEKLIERNRANADAWNRLREAERSRGTATKPDSITKSINFEPEHHSAGLAILQNFGAILRNKYPEGDVAFSIEQSGLKVTMTIEHPEGHREIVEDYLNRYGLVVSGLISPEQYTQDPLEIMDLKRQLINYESELKWAHEKQRMLEGIVTKQDLDLTFFKNKLESALLDNRALSLQNADFSKELLGKLNTQDDNLTLLVKQLIESAEQHNQQEIHAVSTEIAKANPNILEKIKEFTFITLASAGANTPAWIDYLSKTIP; encoded by the coding sequence ATGGAAGCAGAGGTCACGACATTATCTCCAAAGCAACTTTGGCAATTAAACCCTAAAGCTGCAACCGCGTGGATTAACTATGCTGAAGATCTTGAAGAAAAAGGAAACATATCTGAAGCTTTCTCAATCTTTGAAGAAGCTCTTGCTTCATCGATAATTACGAGCAAAGTGCGATTAGCAGAGCGCTATGCTAGGTTTGCAGCAAATCATTGTAGTATCGAAGAAGGGACTATTCTTTTTCAACGACTTCGCAGTATTAAGGAAACAAATAAGCTAGTAGACAGTTACCTTAGTTTTCTTATAAGACACAAACAGCATCATTTAGCGGAAGAGATTTTGTCGCGAGATTCCAAAATTTTCGGGACTAATGCATATTGGTTTCGACTAGGCGATTTATATGAAGGGAAAGGTTTGTATGACAAAGCAATACCAATATACGAAAAATTAATTGAAAGAAACCGTGCAAATGCCGACGCATGGAACCGGTTGAGAGAAGCTGAACGCTCAAGAGGAACTGCAACTAAACCTGACAGTATTACTAAATCAATTAACTTTGAACCAGAGCACCATTCAGCAGGTTTAGCAATCCTACAAAACTTTGGTGCAATACTCAGAAATAAGTATCCTGAAGGTGATGTAGCTTTCTCAATTGAGCAAAGCGGGCTAAAAGTAACAATGACTATCGAGCATCCAGAAGGACACCGTGAGATTGTCGAGGACTATTTAAACCGGTATGGTCTCGTAGTCTCGGGGCTAATATCACCTGAACAATACACTCAAGATCCGTTAGAGATTATGGATTTAAAGCGTCAACTGATTAACTATGAAAGTGAATTAAAGTGGGCTCACGAAAAGCAACGAATGCTTGAAGGTATTGTGACTAAACAAGATTTAGATTTAACTTTTTTTAAGAACAAACTTGAGAGTGCGCTTCTAGATAACAGAGCGTTAAGTTTACAGAATGCTGATTTTTCAAAAGAACTGCTAGGGAAGCTTAATACACAAGATGACAATCTAACATTATTAGTGAAACAATTGATAGAATCAGCAGAACAGCATAATCAACAAGAGATACATGCTGTATCGACGGAAATAGCCAAGGCAAACCCTAATATTCTTGAAAAAATCAAAGAGTTTACGTTTATTACTCTTGCTTCAGCAGGAGCCAACACACCCGCTTGGATTGATTATTTATCAAAAACAATACCATAG
- a CDS encoding site-specific integrase, with amino-acid sequence MNAQQQRHFDALYQQHLDNLILQGKRPATVDAYSRAVRRISAFFDCPPDALTNEQLRTYFRQLIHTHSWSTVKLDRNGLQFFYRYTLNKQWAWLNIVKPPQVSRLPDLLTPHEVGLLITLTRQPRYQVFFFTLYSLGLRLGEGLSLTTADIDARTMQVHVREGKGGKDRRVPLPNRTLAVMRQHWRSHRHPQWLFPGVGSAKPMDRGGVQKAMKQVCRDCGINKRISPHSLRHCYATHLLEAGLDLRSLQVLLGHASLNTTARYTQFTEVKSAAATLAVNALANQLAVIWEVS; translated from the coding sequence ATGAACGCCCAACAACAGCGCCATTTCGATGCGCTATACCAGCAACACCTTGATAATCTTATCCTACAAGGCAAGCGCCCGGCGACCGTTGACGCCTACAGCCGTGCGGTACGTCGTATTTCCGCCTTTTTCGACTGCCCGCCTGACGCCCTGACAAACGAGCAGTTACGCACCTACTTCCGCCAGCTTATCCACACCCACTCCTGGAGCACCGTCAAGCTCGACCGCAACGGCCTGCAGTTCTTCTACCGCTATACCCTCAACAAACAGTGGGCATGGCTCAATATCGTCAAACCGCCGCAGGTCTCGCGGCTGCCTGATCTCCTGACGCCCCACGAGGTGGGGCTGCTGATCACCCTGACCCGCCAGCCCCGCTACCAGGTGTTCTTCTTTACCCTCTACAGCCTCGGCCTTCGGCTTGGTGAGGGACTGAGCCTGACCACGGCCGATATCGATGCCCGCACCATGCAGGTCCATGTCCGGGAGGGAAAGGGCGGGAAAGACCGGCGGGTGCCGCTCCCCAACCGAACCCTGGCCGTCATGCGCCAGCACTGGCGCTCACACCGCCATCCGCAGTGGCTCTTCCCGGGGGTTGGCTCCGCCAAGCCGATGGATCGCGGCGGCGTTCAGAAAGCGATGAAACAAGTCTGCCGGGATTGCGGGATCAACAAGCGGATCAGCCCCCACTCATTACGCCATTGTTATGCCACCCACTTGCTGGAAGCGGGGCTGGACCTGCGCTCCCTGCAGGTTCTGCTCGGCCATGCCAGCCTCAACACCACCGCCCGCTATACCCAATTCACCGAGGTCAAGTCGGCCGCTGCGACCCTGGCTGTCAATGCGCTGGCCAATCAGCTGGCTGTGATATGGGAGGTATCATGA
- a CDS encoding type II toxin-antitoxin system RelE/ParE family toxin yields MKVVWSPLALQKLGDAAEFISLDNPAAAGNWVNEVFDQTELLGTMPEMGRMVPEMPDTHYREIIFGHYRIIYSLSHEIRVLTVRNCRQILTEDDV; encoded by the coding sequence ATGAAAGTAGTGTGGTCTCCATTAGCTTTACAGAAGCTTGGTGATGCGGCTGAATTTATCTCATTGGATAATCCAGCGGCAGCTGGAAATTGGGTAAATGAAGTTTTCGACCAAACGGAGCTACTTGGAACCATGCCTGAAATGGGGCGTATGGTTCCAGAAATGCCTGATACACATTATCGTGAAATCATTTTTGGTCACTATCGCATCATTTATAGTTTAAGCCATGAAATTCGCGTACTAACGGTGCGAAATTGTCGTCAAATCCTGACGGAAGATGACGTCTAA
- a CDS encoding transposase: MNTFVSLLTTHYHEFLRHYGDRLTPDIRRAISAMRRCRTEQAGHAQWYCPHCRHDDRLPLGCGHRACPQCQQRTTSDWLARQEAKLLPAEYFMLTFTVPAPLRGLACTQPKAFYGVMFRVAASVLKDFTRRQHGGSSGFTLVLHTHNRRRDIHPHLHAVMPSGFYHPQRRQWHKGRKGFLYHHTALAKVWRARLLDAIARHPTLGLPPAPLPAAWVVDCRAVGRGLPALQYLSRYLYRGVLPDQDILRFDDRQVTFRYTDSQTRQPATRTLPVVQFLWLILQHVLPKGLQRVRDYGLLHGSARVLRLSIQLMLLGLPAWQLPVNTEPQQATRDCPCCRHTMCCVGITRPG; this comes from the coding sequence ATGAACACCTTTGTCTCCCTGCTCACCACCCACTATCATGAATTTCTCCGCCACTACGGCGACAGGCTCACCCCGGATATCCGCCGGGCAATCTCAGCGATGCGGCGCTGCCGGACTGAGCAGGCCGGCCATGCCCAGTGGTATTGCCCGCACTGCCGCCATGACGATCGGCTGCCGTTGGGCTGCGGCCACCGCGCTTGCCCGCAGTGCCAGCAACGCACGACCTCAGACTGGCTCGCCCGCCAGGAAGCAAAGCTGCTGCCGGCTGAGTATTTCATGCTGACCTTCACGGTGCCCGCGCCGTTGCGCGGCCTCGCCTGCACTCAGCCCAAAGCGTTCTATGGCGTGATGTTCCGGGTTGCGGCCTCGGTACTGAAGGACTTTACCCGCCGGCAGCATGGCGGGAGCAGCGGGTTTACTCTGGTGCTGCACACCCATAACCGGCGGCGAGATATCCACCCCCATCTCCATGCCGTGATGCCGTCGGGGTTCTATCACCCGCAGCGCAGGCAGTGGCACAAAGGCAGGAAGGGCTTCCTCTATCACCACACCGCCCTGGCGAAAGTCTGGCGTGCACGACTGCTCGATGCCATTGCCCGTCACCCGACGCTGGGGCTGCCCCCGGCACCGCTGCCAGCCGCCTGGGTGGTTGACTGCCGCGCGGTCGGACGGGGCCTGCCGGCACTGCAATACCTGTCGCGCTACCTTTACCGGGGCGTTTTGCCCGACCAAGATATTCTCCGGTTCGATGACCGTCAGGTGACCTTTCGTTACACCGACAGCCAGACCCGGCAACCGGCGACACGTACCCTGCCGGTGGTGCAGTTCCTGTGGTTGATCTTGCAGCATGTGCTGCCGAAAGGGTTACAACGGGTGCGGGACTACGGCTTGCTGCACGGCAGCGCGAGAGTACTGCGGCTGAGCATCCAGCTGATGTTGCTCGGCTTACCGGCATGGCAGTTGCCTGTGAACACCGAGCCACAGCAAGCAACACGGGACTGTCCATGCTGCCGGCATACGATGTGCTGTGTCGGCATCACCCGACCGGGGTAG
- a CDS encoding GNAT family N-acetyltransferase → MNIEVTDNPNKNDLEVISKGIQSFNQQHMPDEVVFEPDTKFAAFAKDENGKVLGGIRATGFWNYCILELLWLSVETRGKGVGNKLMDAAENFAKVKGFQYIRTETLSFQAKPFYEKRGYKVFGELPDYPKGHTTYCLVKEL, encoded by the coding sequence ATGAATATTGAAGTAACAGATAATCCAAATAAAAATGACCTTGAAGTAATAAGCAAAGGTATTCAGTCGTTTAATCAACAACATATGCCAGATGAAGTTGTGTTCGAGCCTGATACAAAATTTGCGGCATTTGCGAAAGATGAAAATGGCAAAGTTCTAGGTGGTATCAGAGCAACAGGTTTCTGGAATTATTGCATCCTTGAGCTGCTTTGGCTCTCAGTGGAAACTCGAGGTAAAGGTGTAGGGAATAAGCTCATGGACGCCGCAGAAAATTTTGCCAAAGTAAAAGGCTTTCAATACATACGCACGGAAACTCTCAGCTTTCAGGCTAAACCCTTTTATGAAAAACGTGGGTACAAAGTTTTTGGTGAGTTGCCCGATTATCCAAAAGGTCATACGACATACTGCCTTGTAAAGGAGTTATAA
- a CDS encoding type II toxin-antitoxin system Phd/YefM family antitoxin, translated as MSRIHFDKDIQPLSEFRASVASFIKQINETRRPLVITQRGKGVAVVLDVAEYEAMQEKIELLEEMRTAEAQLASGLGVSNEDARAQVLGRIKK; from the coding sequence ATGAGTCGCATTCATTTCGACAAAGATATTCAGCCTCTGTCTGAATTTCGTGCAAGCGTAGCCTCATTTATTAAGCAAATCAATGAGACTCGTCGTCCATTGGTTATTACTCAACGTGGTAAAGGCGTTGCTGTTGTTCTTGATGTTGCAGAGTATGAAGCAATGCAAGAGAAGATTGAACTACTTGAAGAAATGCGTACAGCTGAAGCTCAACTTGCGTCTGGTTTGGGTGTTTCGAATGAAGATGCTCGTGCTCAGGTACTGGGGCGCATCAAGAAATGA
- a CDS encoding transposase — protein sequence MPVVQFMWLILQHVLPKGLQRVRDYDLLHGSARVLRLSIQLMLLGLPTWQLPVNTEPQQATRGCPCCRHTMHCVGITRPG from the coding sequence CTGCCGGTGGTGCAGTTCATGTGGTTGATCTTGCAGCATGTGCTGCCGAAAGGGTTACAACGGGTGCGGGACTATGACTTGTTGCACGGCAGCGCGAGAGTACTACGGCTGAGCATTCAGCTGATGTTGCTCGGCCTGCCGACATGGCAGTTGCCTGTGAACACCGAGCCACAGCAAGCAACACGGGGCTGCCCATGCTGCCGGCATACCATGCACTGCGTCGGCATCACCCGACCGGGATAG
- a CDS encoding TetR/AcrR family transcriptional regulator, with translation MTNHTTANTNAAETPQRQRTRAPHTRRAALMDAAEHLFLTQGVRATRIEDIAAAAQVAKGTFYIYFKSRDALLRALQQRFMVSFCEQIDTALAHCPPDDWESQLRTWFATALDGLLGQILRHDMLFEDVRPSEDRQLMADNPVIEQLCALLQSGVQANAWQTPDPRMTALMIFHAMHGLANEALAQGNAGHRAPLVDMLTDTFGKALRR, from the coding sequence ACGCTGCGGAAACACCGCAGCGTCAACGGACCCGGGCCCCGCATACCCGCCGCGCCGCGCTGATGGATGCGGCAGAGCACTTATTCCTTACCCAGGGCGTTCGAGCCACCCGGATCGAAGATATTGCCGCAGCCGCCCAGGTCGCCAAAGGCACCTTTTATATTTACTTTAAGTCCCGCGATGCCTTGTTGCGTGCCTTGCAGCAGCGTTTCATGGTGTCTTTTTGCGAGCAGATTGACACTGCCCTCGCCCACTGCCCGCCCGACGACTGGGAATCGCAATTGCGCACCTGGTTTGCAACTGCACTGGATGGATTGTTGGGGCAGATTTTGCGCCATGACATGCTTTTCGAGGATGTCCGCCCGAGTGAAGATCGGCAACTCATGGCCGATAACCCGGTCATTGAACAGTTGTGTGCTTTATTGCAAAGCGGCGTGCAGGCCAATGCCTGGCAGACGCCCGATCCCCGAATGACGGCGCTGATGATATTTCATGCCATGCACGGATTAGCCAACGAGGCACTGGCACAGGGAAATGCGGGCCATCGTGCCCCTTTGGTCGATATGTTGACAGACACTTTCGGCAAAGCCCTGCGCCGGTGA
- a CDS encoding IS630 family transposase translates to MAIIAPIPRPERRRMHKAIQSTADKGFARRLIALLALHDGKSIVEVHALTGAARSSIGRWINWFTECGMDGLKSMDTGRPPLLPMNEMLSMLVLLIQLSPQDLGYQRSRWSTELLTLELNKLFRSSVAASTVRRWLPKAGIVWRRAAPTLCIRDPHRTEKMDKINQALANCSARHPVFYEDEVDINLNPKIGADWVMKGQQKRVPTPGKNEKHYLAGALHSATGKVLYVSSCSKNSELFIAMLEKLKRHYRGAKTITLILDNYIIHKSRKTQAWLKQNPKFILRFQPVYSPWVNVIERLWNALHETITRNHKCSYMWQLLRQVKFFMDNVSPFPGGGHGIIKM, encoded by the coding sequence ATGGCCATCATAGCACCGATTCCACGTCCGGAACGTCGAAGAATGCACAAAGCGATTCAATCAACAGCAGATAAAGGTTTTGCCCGTCGATTAATTGCACTTCTTGCCCTGCATGATGGTAAGTCTATCGTTGAAGTTCATGCCCTGACTGGTGCTGCTCGCTCCTCTATCGGACGCTGGATTAACTGGTTTACTGAGTGTGGTATGGACGGGTTGAAATCAATGGATACCGGCCGTCCACCGCTGTTACCCATGAATGAAATGCTTTCTATGTTAGTACTTCTGATTCAGCTATCACCACAGGATTTAGGATATCAGCGAAGCCGCTGGAGTACCGAGCTGCTGACACTGGAATTGAACAAATTGTTTCGTTCATCCGTTGCCGCCTCAACTGTCCGTCGCTGGTTACCTAAAGCTGGCATTGTTTGGCGACGAGCAGCGCCAACACTCTGTATCAGAGATCCGCATCGCACTGAAAAGATGGATAAAATCAATCAAGCCTTAGCCAATTGCTCTGCAAGACATCCTGTCTTTTACGAGGATGAAGTTGATATCAATTTAAACCCTAAAATCGGTGCTGATTGGGTGATGAAAGGCCAGCAAAAACGCGTCCCGACACCGGGAAAAAATGAAAAACACTATCTTGCGGGAGCGCTTCATTCGGCAACAGGCAAGGTGTTATATGTCAGCAGCTGTAGCAAAAACTCAGAGTTATTCATCGCGATGTTAGAGAAACTCAAGCGCCACTATCGTGGCGCAAAAACGATCACACTTATCCTGGATAACTACATCATTCATAAGAGCCGAAAAACACAAGCCTGGCTAAAACAAAATCCCAAGTTCATTTTGCGGTTTCAGCCTGTTTATTCGCCTTGGGTCAATGTTATCGAGCGGCTGTGGAATGCGCTGCATGAAACCATCACACGGAACCACAAATGTAGCTATATGTGGCAACTTCTTCGGCAGGTGAAGTTCTTCATGGACAACGTATCACCATTTCCAGGAGGCGGGCATGGGATTATCAAAATGTAG